In a genomic window of Punica granatum isolate Tunisia-2019 chromosome 6, ASM765513v2, whole genome shotgun sequence:
- the LOC116211093 gene encoding uncharacterized protein LOC116211093, translating to MSKVPPEHLQEANFPQRCPQDEQEGSGGCCYTRVTDLVRRGHDTHIPFNVHRRRKRDNSGNGGLPILGSGPVGLGDEVLSDNPELRVPLPRELVSSLVVGSHVLLILCPLMVIFKFLVARHYLIGQLCRNNLETVVDQRAFRRRSRLPN from the exons ATGTCGAAGGTCCCTCCTGAGCATCTTCAAGAAGCAAACTTCCCCCAAAG ATGCCCTCAGGACGAGCAAGAAGGAAGTGGCGGTTGCTGCTACACGAG GGTCACAGATTTGGTCCGACGTGGGCATGACACTCATATCCCATTTAACGTTCATCGGAGGCGAAAGAGGGACAACTCTGGCAACGGAGGTCTTCCTATTCTTGGAAGCGGCCCCGTTGGCCTTGGGGACGAAGTTCTCTCTGACAATCCTGAACTCAGAGTCCCACTTCCTAGAGAGCTTGTTAGCTCTCTGGTCGTTGGGTCTCACGTCCTTCTAATTCTTTGCCCTCTTATggttatatttaaatttcttGTTGCACGTCATTATCTTATTGGCCAGTTGTGTCGGAACAACCTCGAGACGGTGGTGGACCAGAGGGCTTTTCGTCGGAGGAGTCGGCTGCCAAACTAA